The genomic DNA GGTTGGTTAGCGAAAGAAGGCAAATTGGCTTTCGAAAACATCGAGGGTGAATTGTACGTTGCGTTAGTATAAATATAGCGTAGCTGAATCTATTGGAAGGAGGGCTGTTCGGATTTTAGTTTGAACGGCCTTTTGTGTGTCCGAACGTTTTCTGTCAAAAAAACAAACCGATTCGTTGTTTTATTCAATTCTATCCTTTACTTTTGTGTAGAATTTGGTGTGAAATGACCGAAGATCATAAAAGATTGTTGGCTGTATTTGATGTTAGGGTTCGTGATTTGATGGAGTTTTGCGATAGGCAAAAGGAGAAAATCAACGAGCTTGAAAGTTCTTTAGCACAGAAAGAAGGAGAACTTCAGCAGGCAATGAAGACGATCGAAGAGTTGAATGCCAAATGCGATAACATGCTGACTGCACGGGTTGTTTCTGTCAACGAGGGAGAAATGAAAAGTGCCAGGATGAGGTTATCGAAGTTAGTGCGGGAAGTAGACAAGTGCATTGCACTATTAAACGAATAGAGGCGATGGACGATAAATTTCTTATACATGTAGAGATAGCCGGTAAAAGTTATGGTATCAGGATCAACCGGAGCGAGGAGCAGGTAGCCCGTGAGGCAGTCCGGCAAATCAGGAAGAAAATGGACCAGTACCGGAAGAAATATTCCGACGTGGATGTAAAAGATTTGTTAGCCATGGTAACCTTTCAGCTATCGGTGGAAAACTTGAAGTTGGAGGATAAGAATGACACAAGTCCCTTTACTGAAAAGATACAGGAGCTGACCGATGAACTGGAAAGTTTCCTGAAGGATAAATAGTTGTAAGAATAAAGAAGATGCGTTTCCGCACTACTTTGCATGGGTGTATCCATGTAAGGCAGTGCTTTTTTTGTATAATAATATAACTGAATTTAAACTATAAGTAAAATGGGTATGACTATAATCATAGCACTTGTGACCTTCGTTGTCGGAGGCTTGCTCGTGTGGTTTGTGATGAGAGTCCTTATGAAGTCAAGGTATGACGCTGTGATACGCGAGGCTGAAAAGGAGTCGGAAGTAATGAAGCAGAAGAAGCTGCTCGAAGTAAAAGAGAAGTTCCTTCATTTGAAAGCGGACCTGGAGAAACAGGTGTCCGCCCGTAATTCAAAGATACAGTCTGTAGAGGCTAAGTTGAAACAACGTGAGTTGAATTTGAACCAACGTCAGGAAGACCTGCAACGCAAGAATAGCGAAGTGGATGCCGTGAAGGAGAATCTGGCGGCCCAACTGGAACTGGTAGATAAGAAGAAGCAGGATTTGGAGAAACTTCACCAGCGTGAAATCGAACATCTGGAAACTCTGTCCGGGCTTTCTGCCGAAGAGGCGAAGGAGCGTCTGATCGAATCCTTGAAAGACGAAGCCAAGTCAGAAGCTACTTCCTACATCAATGAAATCATGGAAGAGGCAAAGATGACAGCCAACAAGGAAGCGAAGAAAATCGTTATCCAGTCCATCCAGCGTGTAGCAACCGAAACGGCAATCGAGAATTCGATTACAGTCTTCCATATCGAATCAGACGAGATCAAAGGCCGTATCATCGGTCGTGAAGGGCGTAACATTCGGGCGTTGGAAGCAGCAACCGGTATTGAGATCGTGGTTGACGATACGCCTGAAGCAATCGTGTTGTCCGGTTTTGATCCGGTCCGTCGTGAAATAGCCCGTCTGGCTTTGCACCAGTTGGTACAGGACGGACGTATCCACCCGGCACGTATCGAGGAAGTGGTAACGAAAGTGAGAAAGCAAGTTGAAGACGAAGTGGTGGAAACCGGTAAGCGTACCGTTATCGATCTCGGTGTACATGGTTTGCATCCTGAACTGATCCGTATGATCGGTAAGATGAAATATCGTTCTTCTTATGGCCAGAACCTGTTGCAGCACGCACGCGAAACGGCGAACTTATGTGCTGTGATGGCATCTGAACTGGGGTTGAACCCGAAAAAGGCAAAACGTGCCGGACTGTTGCACGATATAGGAAAAGTGCCTGATGACGAACCGGAATTGCCGCACGCAATCTTAGGCATGAAGCTTTGCGAGAAATATAAAGAGAAACCTGATATCTGCAATGCCGTAGGCGCTCACCATGACGAAGTGGAAATGCAAACGCTGCTTGCTCCGATCGTACAGGTTTGTGATGCTATTTCGGGTGCGCGTCCGGGAGCTCGCCGTGAGATCGTCGAGGCTTACATCAAGCGTCTGAATGATCTGGAACAGTTGGCTCTTTCTTATCCGGGTGTAGTGAAGACATACGCTATCCAGGCTGGTCGTGAGCTCCGCGTAATTGTCGGGGCTGACAAGATCGATGATAAGGATACCGAAAACCTGTCAACCGAAATTGCAAAGAGGATCCAGGACGAAATGACCTATCCGGGTCAGGTGAAGATCACGGTGATCCGTGAGACTCGTGCGGTAAGCTATGCTAAGTAGATCGATCATCATTGAATAAGTTTATGGAAGGCCGGGCTGAATAAAGTCCGGCTTTTTTTATTTTTCCGCCAATAATCAGGGGGAGGCTTCACCTTTGTATGCACTGGTTGGGTTATAAGATTGTTGATGGGTGAATGCAAATAGTAAAAGTGCCTTCACCTGTTACGGTTGTCTTCATCTGCGGGTTAGTCGGGTATGGAAGGTACACTATAGAGTGGCAGTCGCTATACTTTTATTGTTAAACTATAAAACCATAGAGCTTTTGGCCTAAGTCGAAAACCTTTTCGCCCTTGGTGAAAAAGGCTTTTGACAATGGGCAAAAAGGCTTTCGACTTAGGTCGAAAATGAAAAGAGATATAAGGTAAATATTAAATGTTAGTATATTAGGATATTAATATCATTCACAATCTCTTTATTATTCGCTTAAATATGTCGCTTTGTATAAGAGGCCGGATCTGGTGTGTCTGGGCGAGACAAGGTGAAAGTAAATTTTTAAGGTGAAGGCAAGCGTCAGGACTGCCTTCACCCTCTCATATGATAATAGTCAAAGGGTTTCAGGGAATGGTGAAGCCCAATCGGATGCTTGCAAAAAAAGCGGTTGCCGATCTCTGGCAACCGCTTTTTTAGTTTGTTATGTGAAACCGGATTGCTTATTTATAGCTGTAGCCCGCTTTCTTCTGTGCGCTGTTGGCTTTGGCTCCGGGGATCAAAGTGAAGCCCCATTTGTATTCCCGGTCTGCCGGTAAAGTATATTCCGGTTCCGGACGTGAATACCAACTGTCGTAGCCGGCCAATCCTTGCTGTTTCAGGTCTACGCATACTTCAACGAAGTTACGCGGCGCGATGTCGTTGATATGCGTCTGGCGAGGTTTGTCATACGGTCCGATTTCCGGACGGTTGGCAATCTCTTCCGGTGTGAAGTTGTTCCACTGGTACGGGCGGTCGGTTGCCTTGCCAGCGTCGAAGTCTTCGACGGAGTTACGCATTGCGTTGAATTCCATCTCGTCGTCTGCAACGATCAACAGGTTCTTGCCTTTACCGCCTAATGAAATCCAGCGGGTATCGCAGTGGTGGCCGTTTTCCTGCGGACGGACGTATGGGAAATACTGTTCTTCAGCCGTGCTCTTGTACTGTCCGATCATGTAACCGGCTTTGCGGTCCCAATAGTTTTCCAGCGGACCGCGGCCGAAGTATTCCAGTTGGTCCATCGTTGCCGGCAGACGGAAACGTACGCCGATACGCGGAACGACCATCTTGTCGCGTTCGCTGACATTGGCGCGGCCCGGTGAGAAGGTCGCGGTGGCGGTCGCTTCGGAAATACCGATCTTCACACCGTCCAAATGGGCAGGCGTGAAGTGGGTGGCCACGTTCATGATACCGTCAGGATAGATCTTGTATGTCACCAGGAACTGGTTGCCGGCCGGCAGTTTATAGTCGACTTTTACGATGGCATTACCATCGATGATCTCGCCTGTCGCGCTTGTCACATTGAAGTTACGGCTTGAGAGTTCCCATATCTCAAGACGTTTCGGGTTGCCGCTTCCGTAGTCGTTATCGTTCGGGGCGCGCCAGAAGTTCGGCTGGATACCGAAGCCTTCGTTGAAGTATTCCGTGCCGCCTACTTTATAGGAAGCCACGACGCCGGCTTTCTTGTCGAATACGAAGTTCACTTTGGAAGAAGTCACCTTCAGGTCGTTTCCTTCTTCAGATACGGTCAGCTTGGGGCCTGCGGCCTTGTAAACGGTCTTGTCGGCTGTTACCGGCAAAACAAACTGATCCTGTGCGATGTCGTATCCGGCAGGGATCACGCCATCCTGTTTGGTCGTAGTCACGACAAAGTTCACCAAATAATCGACGCCGGCCTGCGGTTTCAAGCCTTCTACCGGGACTGTGATTTCCTGGGATGCCTGTGGCGCCAGGTCGAGAGACATCTTGTTGCCTTTGATGATTTTGTTGTTTGCCTTGATCGTATAGCTGATCATGTAATCTTTCAGGCTCGTGAAATAGAAACGGTTTGTCACTTTGAATATGCCTTTCGCCACATCTACAGCTTCGAAACCGACATTCTGGTGTGCATATTTCACTTCTTCCATAGCCGGATGCGGAGTGCGGTCCGGGCTCACGATACCGTTGCAAAGGAAATTGCCGTCACTCGGCATGTCTTTGCCGAAGTCGCCGCCGTAAGCATAATATTCTTTTCCGTTTGCATCCTTGGCAAGCAGACCTTGGTCAACCCAGTCCCAAATGTAGCCGCCCTGGAGGTTCGGGTATTTGTAGATCGCTTTCCACTGGTCCCAAAGGT from Parabacteroides merdae ATCC 43184 includes the following:
- the rny gene encoding ribonuclease Y, which gives rise to MGMTIIIALVTFVVGGLLVWFVMRVLMKSRYDAVIREAEKESEVMKQKKLLEVKEKFLHLKADLEKQVSARNSKIQSVEAKLKQRELNLNQRQEDLQRKNSEVDAVKENLAAQLELVDKKKQDLEKLHQREIEHLETLSGLSAEEAKERLIESLKDEAKSEATSYINEIMEEAKMTANKEAKKIVIQSIQRVATETAIENSITVFHIESDEIKGRIIGREGRNIRALEAATGIEIVVDDTPEAIVLSGFDPVRREIARLALHQLVQDGRIHPARIEEVVTKVRKQVEDEVVETGKRTVIDLGVHGLHPELIRMIGKMKYRSSYGQNLLQHARETANLCAVMASELGLNPKKAKRAGLLHDIGKVPDDEPELPHAILGMKLCEKYKEKPDICNAVGAHHDEVEMQTLLAPIVQVCDAISGARPGARREIVEAYIKRLNDLEQLALSYPGVVKTYAIQAGRELRVIVGADKIDDKDTENLSTEIAKRIQDEMTYPGQVKITVIRETRAVSYAK
- a CDS encoding cell division protein ZapA codes for the protein MDDKFLIHVEIAGKSYGIRINRSEEQVAREAVRQIRKKMDQYRKKYSDVDVKDLLAMVTFQLSVENLKLEDKNDTSPFTEKIQELTDELESFLKDK